In the genome of Massilia sp. W12, the window CGCGCCAGCAAAAATTGCAGGCGCAAGGCTTTCTCTCCAGCGCTGCGCTGGAGCAGGCCCAGCATGCGCAACGCGCCGCGCAAGCAGAGTTGAACGCGCTGCAGGCGCAGCAAGAGGCCAGCGCAGCGCGCCAATCGTGGCGGCAGGTGCGCGCGCCCTTTGCCGGCGTGTTGGCGGCGGTGCAGGTGGAAGCCGGCGATATTGTGCAAGCCGGCCAGCCCCTGTTCAGCATGTACGACCCGGCCAGCTTGCGCGCGGTGGCGCATGTGCCGCAAGGATTGGCGGGACACAGCGGCTGGCTCTTGGAATTGGACGGCAAAAGCATCAGCCCGGCGCGTTTGCAATGGTTGCCCGCGACAGATCCCGCCAGCCAGACGCGCGAATTGCGCGCCGAACTGCCGCCCTTGCCGCCCAGCCAATCTGGCGCGCTGTCGCCTGGCCGCTTGTTACGTCTGCAGGCCCCGCTCAGTGCGGGCGACAGCGGCACGCGCTGGCTGGCGCGCAATCTGCTCGCGCCGCGCGCGCAAATGCTGGGCGTATATGTGGCGGATGCGCAAGGCAAACCGATCTGGCGCGTGCTGCGCATCGGGCGGCAGCGCGCGGATGCGGTGGAGGTTCTGGCCGGGCTTGATCCGCACGACAAGCCAATCGCGCCGCCGCTCCGCTAAAGGGGACAATCATGAATCTGCAAAACAATGCTGCGCATGGCCTGATTGCGCGTCTGGTGGATTATTTTCAGCAAGCCCGCATCACCCCGCTGCTGGCTCTGGTGTTGGCTTTGCTGGGCGTGTTTGCAATGCTGGTCACGCCACGCGAAGAAGAGCCGCAAATTGATGTGACGATGGCGAATGTGTTAATCGCCTTTCCCGCCGCTTCCGTCGAGGAAGTGGAACACAAGGTGGCCGGCCCGGCGGAGCAAATGTTGATGCAAATCGCCGGCGTTGAACATGTGATGTCAGCATCCTATCCCGGCATGGCGGTGCTGACCGTGCAATTCAAAGTCGGCGTGGCGCGCGAGCAGGCCTTAGTGCGCCTGCATGATGCTGTCAGCGCGAATGCTGACTTGTGGCCGCCGGCGCTGGGCGTGCAAACGCCCTTGATCAAACCCAAGGGGATTGATGATGTGCCGGTGCTGGCGTTGACCCTGTATGCGCAGCGCGCCGATACCGGGGTGCTGGAATTGGAACAGATTGCGCACAGCCTGGAAGCGGAATTGCAACGTGTCCCTGGTGTGCGCGAAGTGAAAGCCCTGGGCGCGCCTGGCGCCGGGCTGCAGATCGAACTTGATACGCTGCGCTTAAACGCCAGCGGTTTGAGCGTGGCGGAGGTGGCGCAGGCTTTGCGTGCGGCGCATGGCGCCGCGCCTGTCGGCGAATTGCTGCGCAATAATCAAAGCGTGCGCCTGGAAACCTCGGCCTGGTTGCAATCTGCGCAGGAAGTGGAAGAACTGGTGCTGAGCGTGCGCCAGGGCAAACCGGTATTTTTGCGCGATGTCGCCACGGTGCGGCAAGGCGCGCCGCTGGCTGCGCCGATTGTGCAACACTTCCAGCGCGAAGCCGGCGGCGTGCGGCAATATCCTGCGCTGACCTTGGCCATCAGCAAAAAGCCCGGCGCCAACGCCAGCAGCGTGGCGCTGGCTTTGCAAGAACGCGTCAGCAGTCTGCGCAATATTCTGTTGCCGGCAGGCGTCGAATACGCCATCACGCGCGACTACGGCGCCAGCGCCAGCGCCAAGGCGAATAAGCTGTTGCAAAAACTGGCTTTCGCCACCCTGTCTGTGGTGGCGCTGGTGTGGCTGACACTGGGCTGGCGCGCCGCCGCGATTGTCGGCAGCGCGGTGCTGCTGACCCTGACCGCTACCCTGTTTGCCTCCTGGGCCTGGGGCTTCACCTTAAACCGCGTGTCCCTGTTTGCGTTGATCTTCTCAATCGGCATCCTGGTGGATGACGCGATTGTGGTGGTCGAAAACATCCATCGCCATCAGCAGCTGCAGCCTGAAGCCAGCTTGCTGTCCCTGATTCCGGGCGCGGTGGCGGAAGTCGGCGGCCCCACCATCCTGGCCACTTTCACCGTAATCGCCGCACTGTTGCCGATGGCGTTTGTCAGCGGTCTGATGGGGCCGTATATGTCGCCGATTCCGATCAATGCCAGCCTCGGCATGCTGCTCTCGCTGTTAATCGCCTTCATCATTTCCCCCTGGCTGGCGCGGCTGTGGCTGGGGCGTGCGCACAGTCAGGAAAGCCGGCTGGAAGCGCGTTTGCATCGCGGCGCGCGCAGCCTGTTTGCGCCGCTGCTGGCCGAGTCGGGCGGGCGCAGCCGCCGCCGTCTGCTGTGGCTGGGTCTGGCCGGCTTGATCGCCCTGGCGCTGTCCTTACCCCTGCTCGGCGCTGTCACCCTGAAGATGCTGCCGTTTGACAATAAATCTGAATTTCAGGCGGTGCTCGACATGCCGCCCGATACGCCGGTGGAAAAAACCAATGCCGTGCTGCAGGAAATGGCGATGTCCCTGCTGCAAGATCCTGTGGTGACACAGGTGCAGAGCTATGCCGGCAGCGCCAGCCCGATTAATTTCAATGGCCTGGTGCGGCAATATTATTTGCGCAACAGCCAGCAATTGGGCGACTTGCAAGTAATGTTGCGCAGCGAAGCCAGAAAAGAACAAAGCCATGCCATCGCAGCACGCTTGCGCCCGCAATTACAAGCGATTGCGGCGCGCCATGGCGGGCGTTTGAAAGTGGCGGAAACCCCGCCCGGGCCGCCGGTGCAAGCGCCGATTGTGGCGGAAATCTATGGCCCCGATCTGGCCAGCCGGCGCCAATTTGCGGCCCAGGTGGCGCAAGTATTTCAGCAAACCCCCGGCGTGGTGGATGTGGACTGGAGCATGCCGGCAGAAGGCAAGCGCAAGATATTGATTTTGCAGCGTGCGCGCGCGCAACAACTCGGCCTCACTCCGGCCACAGTTTTGCAGACCCTGCAAACTCTGCTGCAGGGACAGGATGTGGCCTGGCTGGCGGACGCCAGCCGGCATCCGCACGCCATGCGCTTGCAACTGGATGCGGCGGCGCAAGGCGATTTGGCTGCGCTCTTGCAATTGCAGGTGCGCAGCGAAAGCGGGCGCATGATCGCGCTCTCTGAAGTGTTGCAGGTGCAGGATGCGGCGCGCGAATTGCCGCGCTATCACAAAGACTTGCTGCCGTATGAATTTGTGCTGGGCGATGTCAGCGGCGGCAATGACAGCCCGCTGTACAGCATGTTTGCGATGCGCGGCAAAATCGCCGCATTGCGCGACGCGGCGGGCGCCTCGCCGCAGGAATATTTCATCAGCCAGCCCTCTCACAGCTGGCAGGGTTTGGCCTTGAAATGGGATGGCGAAGCGCAAATCACCTATGAAACTTTCCGCGATATGGGGGCCGCGTATGCGGTCGGTTTGATCTTGATTTATCTGCTGGTGGTGGCGCATTTCGGCTCCTATTCGCTGCCGCTGATCATCATGGCCCCGATTCCGCTGACGATTGTGGGCGTATTGCCGGGACATGCTTTGCTCGGCGCGCAATTCACCGCGACCAGCATGATAGGCATGATTGCGCTGGCCGGCATCATTGTGCGCAATTCGATTTTGCTGGTGGATTTCATCCGCCTGCAAACCGCCCAGGGTATGCCGTTGGCGCAAGCGATTCCCGCCGCCGCCAGCACGCGCGCCCAGCCCATCATGCTGACCGCACTGGCCGCCATGCTGGGTGCGTTTTTCATTCTGGATGATCCGATTTTCAATGGACTGGCGATTGCGCTGATTTTCGGCATTCTGGTGTCCACCTTGCTGACTTTGCTGGTGATTCCGCTTTTGTATTTCATTGCATATCGGGAGTGAGGCGCGCGCAGGCTTTTTTGATGGGGGGGGTGTTGGATGAGGCGCGCGCAGGCTTTTTTGATGCGCTGCCGGTGTCGGACGCCGGGTATGCGCTTCGCTTTACTGAGCCTGCATACCGTCCCCCGGCTTGCGACGCTGGCGGCGGAATCTGTGCATACCACTTATTATTTTTTCACTAATCTTTGATCTCTTTTAAGAAAAACAACTGTGCAGTATTCGGCATTTGAATACGCTTTTGCCGTCTATTCACATCCAGCCGCAGCTTGCAATAATTGCCGCAATGCAAACCGCACAGCCGCCCCATGCCACACAAGCCATGCGGGATTGCATCAATACCAGCTGCAAAACGCTCTGCTCTCTCGATTCTTCAATACAGGAAAAACAATGAAAAAAACTGTCCGCACGCTGCTGCTGTGCGCCCTCATGTCCCACGCTTGCGCGCATGCCGGCGAATTGCCGCCGGCGGTGGCGCAAGGCTTGCAACAGGCTTTGCAACAGCACTGGCCACAACAAAACGCGCAAGTCAGCGCGCAGCGTCAGCAACGCAGGGCCGACGGCGGCATCGTCTGGCTGCTGCAAATCAATCGGCAAGGCTTTGTCATGCTGGCCGAGGAAAACGGTGCGGCGCGCTTGTTGGCGTATGGCCAGCAGGGCGGCGCCGATTTGTTTGATGAGGATGCGCATGACCCGCTGTGGCTGGGCGGCAGCCCGCGCGCCGACGCGGCCAAGCCCAAGGCCGCACAAGCCCTGCCAAAAGCGGCCCCGCAACTGGCCCCCGCCGCAGTGGTGGCGCCGCTCACGCGCAGCAATTGGGGACAAAGCGGTTACTACAATGACAGCACGCCGCCGGATGGCAACACCGTCCCCACCGGTTGCGTCGCCACCGCAATGGCGCAAGTGATGCGTCATTTTGAACACCCGCTGCGCCCCAAGCCGATCAGCATCAGCTATCAACACCAAACCACCACCGCCGACGGCCAGCCTTTGTCATATGGCACATTGAGCGCCGATCTGTCCCAGGTTGAGTATCAATGGCAGAACATGCCGGATGTTTTGAGCGCGCCGCATAAACCGCTGGCGGATTTGATGTATCAGCTTGGCGTCAGCCTGAAAATGCGCTACCGCCCCGGCTTCAGCTCAAATGCCTATTTCGATGAAATTCCGCGCAGCCTGCGCAATCATTTCGGCTATCAAAGCTCGGATGCCTTATTCCGTTCCAATTACAGCGCGCAAGCCTGGCAGGATTTATTGGCGAATGAATTGCGCCAGCAACGCGTGATCTTGATGTGCGGCTATGACTACAAAGCCGGGGCCGGCCATTGCTGGGTGGTGGACGGTATGGATGAGCGCGGCTTTGTGCATATCAATTGGGGCTGGGACGGACGTTACAACGGTTATTTCGCCGCCGATGCGCCGCTGGTGCGCAGCTATGATTTCAGCGGCTACCATCATGTGTACACAGTGCAGCCCGGCTGCTATCAGACGCCAAGCCACAATCTGCAAACAGGCGGCCAGGCGGAATTGAAAAACAGCGGCTTTGCGCTGGAAAACACCTTTTATTGGCGACGCAGCGGCGATCCGGACTGGATTGTCCAGCGCAGCACGGGCGCGAGCTTGAATCTGTCCGGCCTGCAGGCGGATACGCCATATGAATACAAGATTGAAAGCGTGTGCTCACGCCTGGGCCGCAGCATGTCTGAGGTGCTAAGCTTCCGCACACCGGTTGCGCCGCGTCAATACTGTCAGGCGCGCGGCGCCAGCAGCAGTTATGAATGGATCAATTTGCTCGCCAGCGGGACACAGCAAGTGCAATCCGGAAATAATCAGGGTTATGCCGATTTTTCGCATATTGCGCTGAGCGCCAAGAGTGGGCAGGCCTTGCCCTTGCGCTTGCAAGCCGGCTACAACGGCCAGCCCTGGCCGCTGTATTGGAATGTCTGGCTGGATGCGGATAACGACGGCGCGTTTGCCGCAGCGGAATTACTGTGGCAGGGACGCGCAAGCGGCGAACAGAATATTGCGCCGCTCTTGCCCGCCGGCTTGCAGCAGGGCAGTTACCGCCTGCGCGTGATGATGTCGTATTACCCCATCGGCAGCGCTTGCGCCACGCTGCAATATGGTGAAGTGGAGGATTACAGCGTGCAGATCGCGCCCTGATGGCGCGCTTAGCGCTTGCTGCGCTGGCGCCATTGAAAAACGGCCTGCAGGTTTTGCTTGCAGGCCGTTTTTTTTGCACTCTCAGCACAGCAGGCCTTTGCAGCATTGTCCCCC includes:
- a CDS encoding efflux RND transporter permease subunit, with protein sequence MNLQNNAAHGLIARLVDYFQQARITPLLALVLALLGVFAMLVTPREEEPQIDVTMANVLIAFPAASVEEVEHKVAGPAEQMLMQIAGVEHVMSASYPGMAVLTVQFKVGVAREQALVRLHDAVSANADLWPPALGVQTPLIKPKGIDDVPVLALTLYAQRADTGVLELEQIAHSLEAELQRVPGVREVKALGAPGAGLQIELDTLRLNASGLSVAEVAQALRAAHGAAPVGELLRNNQSVRLETSAWLQSAQEVEELVLSVRQGKPVFLRDVATVRQGAPLAAPIVQHFQREAGGVRQYPALTLAISKKPGANASSVALALQERVSSLRNILLPAGVEYAITRDYGASASAKANKLLQKLAFATLSVVALVWLTLGWRAAAIVGSAVLLTLTATLFASWAWGFTLNRVSLFALIFSIGILVDDAIVVVENIHRHQQLQPEASLLSLIPGAVAEVGGPTILATFTVIAALLPMAFVSGLMGPYMSPIPINASLGMLLSLLIAFIISPWLARLWLGRAHSQESRLEARLHRGARSLFAPLLAESGGRSRRRLLWLGLAGLIALALSLPLLGAVTLKMLPFDNKSEFQAVLDMPPDTPVEKTNAVLQEMAMSLLQDPVVTQVQSYAGSASPINFNGLVRQYYLRNSQQLGDLQVMLRSEARKEQSHAIAARLRPQLQAIAARHGGRLKVAETPPGPPVQAPIVAEIYGPDLASRRQFAAQVAQVFQQTPGVVDVDWSMPAEGKRKILILQRARAQQLGLTPATVLQTLQTLLQGQDVAWLADASRHPHAMRLQLDAAAQGDLAALLQLQVRSESGRMIALSEVLQVQDAARELPRYHKDLLPYEFVLGDVSGGNDSPLYSMFAMRGKIAALRDAAGASPQEYFISQPSHSWQGLALKWDGEAQITYETFRDMGAAYAVGLILIYLLVVAHFGSYSLPLIIMAPIPLTIVGVLPGHALLGAQFTATSMIGMIALAGIIVRNSILLVDFIRLQTAQGMPLAQAIPAAASTRAQPIMLTALAAMLGAFFILDDPIFNGLAIALIFGILVSTLLTLLVIPLLYFIAYRE
- a CDS encoding C10 family peptidase; amino-acid sequence: MKKTVRTLLLCALMSHACAHAGELPPAVAQGLQQALQQHWPQQNAQVSAQRQQRRADGGIVWLLQINRQGFVMLAEENGAARLLAYGQQGGADLFDEDAHDPLWLGGSPRADAAKPKAAQALPKAAPQLAPAAVVAPLTRSNWGQSGYYNDSTPPDGNTVPTGCVATAMAQVMRHFEHPLRPKPISISYQHQTTTADGQPLSYGTLSADLSQVEYQWQNMPDVLSAPHKPLADLMYQLGVSLKMRYRPGFSSNAYFDEIPRSLRNHFGYQSSDALFRSNYSAQAWQDLLANELRQQRVILMCGYDYKAGAGHCWVVDGMDERGFVHINWGWDGRYNGYFAADAPLVRSYDFSGYHHVYTVQPGCYQTPSHNLQTGGQAELKNSGFALENTFYWRRSGDPDWIVQRSTGASLNLSGLQADTPYEYKIESVCSRLGRSMSEVLSFRTPVAPRQYCQARGASSSYEWINLLASGTQQVQSGNNQGYADFSHIALSAKSGQALPLRLQAGYNGQPWPLYWNVWLDADNDGAFAAAELLWQGRASGEQNIAPLLPAGLQQGSYRLRVMMSYYPIGSACATLQYGEVEDYSVQIAP
- a CDS encoding efflux RND transporter periplasmic adaptor subunit → MLPYFFTLFSILSLGLAACQAAAGELPRQFEARLEAGKSARLSAQAGGRVQALPVQAGQYVQAGQLLLQLEAIDAQQETRAAQAQAAAARERLLQAQASLTRQQKLQAQGFLSSAALEQAQHAQRAAQAELNALQAQQEASAARQSWRQVRAPFAGVLAAVQVEAGDIVQAGQPLFSMYDPASLRAVAHVPQGLAGHSGWLLELDGKSISPARLQWLPATDPASQTRELRAELPPLPPSQSGALSPGRLLRLQAPLSAGDSGTRWLARNLLAPRAQMLGVYVADAQGKPIWRVLRIGRQRADAVEVLAGLDPHDKPIAPPLR